One Tachypleus tridentatus isolate NWPU-2018 chromosome 3, ASM421037v1, whole genome shotgun sequence DNA window includes the following coding sequences:
- the LOC143246021 gene encoding uncharacterized protein LOC143246021, giving the protein MTSCSFVIYMFMFLSWVEAHPTLSLIECDCSSTEPYSTPDWLETDVVAGFRIWQLLFLSIGGFIVLVVLLCCVVKIRIPRTKQEIEIDYQRKWLTRNFRAHLDMLSMGEVNFVTVLDKVKEICNEDNMCESECSDIINTGAELPDEEIQTDKVADNTELEIYEKPSRTIQFVEDKQQLTVPYV; this is encoded by the exons ATGACATCGTGCAGTTTTGTTATATACATGTTCATGTTTTTGTCTTGGGTTGAAGCGCACCCGACATTGAGTCTCAtt GAATGTGACTGTTCGAGTACAGAGCCTTATTCAACTCCTGACTGGTTGGAAACTGATGTTGTCGCAGGGTTTAGAATATGGCAGCTGCTCTTTCTCAGCATTGGAGGGTTTATTGTTCTTG TCGTACTTTTGTGCTGTGTGGTCAAGATCCGAATACCCCGTACTAAACAGGAAATTGAAATCGACTACCAACGTAAATGGTTAACTCGTAACTTCCGTGCACATCTGGACATGCTATCCATGGGTGAAGTGAATTTTGTTACAG taTTAGATAAAGTCAAAGAAATATGTAATGAAGACAATATGTGTGAATCAGAATGCAGTGATATTATCAACACTGGTGCGGAACTGCCAGATGAAGAAATCCAAACCGACAAAGTGGCCGATAACACAGAGCTGGAAATCTACGAAAAACCATCCAGAACTATCCAGTTTGTCGAAGACAAGCAGCAGCTCACAGTTCCTTATGTTTGA